ATTCGAACCGGCTTCGCAGCACCCTAACCCGGTGAGAGCAACATCACTAACTCGGCCGTGTCGCATCGCCCTCACACCGGGGAATTGCGGCCCGAGTCCAACATCGGAGCCAGGTAGTCGCGCGCGAATCCTCGCGCCTGTTCCGGAGTCTCCAGCCCTATCACCGTCTGCCGGGTGAGGATCAACGACAGCGCAATCCGTATGTGCAGCTCGGCAACCACCCGCAAATGGGTGACGTCTTCTGCCGAAACCGCTGCATCACCATAGATTTCAGCCTTCCAAAGAGCCGCACAGAACTCACGGAACGTCTCGACCAGTGGCCCGGCCTCCACCGTGAGCGCGGGCAGGATCGACTCCGGTTCGGTTTCCAGCAGCCTGCGCAAGAGCGGGTGATCGAGAATAAATTCAACTGTGTAGGAAGAACTTTCGGCCATACGGTCGGCCAGCGTCATCGAGCGGCCTTCCACACGGGAGGCCACGCCGGCCATGTACTTCCGCAGCTCCGCGTACACAACCGCTTCGGTGAGCGCCTTCTTGTTCGGAAATCTCCGGTACACCGTCGCGCGACTGAGTCCCGCGCGTTTGGCGACGTCATCGACGGTGGATCGGCGCCAGCCCGCCACCGCAATCTGTTCGGACGCCGCCGCCAGTACCCGTTCGGTGAGTTCGTCGACGTCACCGGGCAGTTGCAGCGACGCGAGATCGGCCGATGCCAGCGTGTCGAGCAGTGTGTCCTTGGTCACTTGCATTCCACGCTCCTTGTCACTCGTCAGGGTGCCGACGATACTTCAGAAACAAAGATATAAATATTGTCTCATAGTCTCAGCATACAAGGAGGGCTCGTGGTCAGAGCGGCTTTTTCTCGCTACATTCAGGAAGTCTGTGCAACCCGGGTGCAGTTCCTCACCTTCCTCATGGGGGTCTGGTTCACCCCGCAAGGGCCCATCGGGCTGATGATCAACCACGACTTCCCGATGCACTCCACCCATGAGATGTACCGGGCGTCGTTCTACGCATTCGGCGTCATCCCGGTTGGCGTCAATGGCTGGCACGCCCTGTTCCACCTGGCCACCGGTGTTGCTCTGCTCATCGGCGCCCGCACCCGCATCGGAGCCATCCGCTACGCGGCCGTGGTGGCGCTGCTCTACTGGGCGATGGTGGCCGTGTGCATCCTGGGCGGCATGGCCGTGTGCAGTGTGATGGCCGTCGACACGGTCGGCAACTGGGTCCACAGTTCCGAAGGGCTGATCCTCGCCATGATCGCTGCCTACGGCCTGGTCAGCAGCGACGAGCACGCGGCGGTTCCGGCCACCTAGGAGGATCGCCGCCGCTGGGCGGGGCGATCGAACGATCGGTACGTTGAACAAGTGCGAAATGCGATGTCTCGCGCGGCCGTTGCCGCCATATTCCTGTTCTTATCCGGCAGCTTCGGGGTGTCCGCGGCGCAGACCGCGGATGCGGCGGCCTGCGCCGACATCGACCTGTCCTTCGCGCGCGGCACCAACGAGCCGGCGGGCCTCGGGGATGTCGGCAAGTCCTTCACCGATGCGGTGAAAAAGCAGCTACAGGGTGCCAAGGGAATGAGCATCGATACATACGGAGTGGACTACCCCGCCAGCGTCGACTTCATCCAGGCCGGCAAGGGCTCGGACGACCTGAGCAAGCACATTCAGAAGGCTGCCGCCGACTGTCCGAAGAAGAAGTTCGTCGTGGGCGGGTACGCACAGGGCGCGGCGGTGGTGGATGTGCTGCTGGGCAACACCCCTCCGGGGACCTACACCTTCACCAATCCGCTACCCGCCGGGCTGGAGGACCGCATCGTGTCGATCGTGCTGTTCGGGGATCCCAAGAACATCCGCCCGCCCGGTGTAGAGGTGAACCTCGCTATCCGGGAAGACTTACTGCACAAGGTCGTTGACGTGTGCAACCCCGGCGATTTCTTCTGCGATCCACAGGGCGGAGACATCGTCTCGCACACTACCTACGCCAAGGACAAGCTGACCGACAGCGCCGCGGACACCGTGGTGCAGCGGTTGGTCGCCCTGCTGGGCAACCCGTGCCACCAGAGCGCCAACGGCGCCGCGGCCGCCACCACGACCTGCCCGCCCAGCGCGTAGCCCAAGACGGGTATCCATTTCGCCGGTTCCAGCGCGCACGGACGCCTCCGCGCAGAACAATCGAGACACTCAACCGCGGCTTTGCCTGCGATGTAGTCGCATGTGTACAGTCGTGGATGGCCATGGCGTAGACAGTCGACTACACCGGCGGGAGCGGAGGGTGCAGCAGACATGAGCGGCGATATTCGTGTGGTGGAGCCGGGCGAATACACGTCACCCGCACACCCTCCAGAGCTCAAAGACATTCCCTGCGCCGACGGACGACGGCTGCCACCGGGTCCGGTACCCGGCCGCCCCTATGCCTTGCCTGCAGATCTTCTCGTCGAAGAGTTCGGTCCGCTGTTCTACGCGGATTTCGGGATTTCACGCCGGCTGTACGCCTGCTCGCTGGAACTGGTCGAGGAGCTGTGCGACGAAAGCCGGTTCATGAAGGGCATCACCGACCGGCTTGACCGATTCCGGCCACTGGCGGGCGACGGGTTGTTCACCGCCTACCCGGGCGAGGCCAACTGGCAGAAGGCCCACGATGTTCTGCTGCCCGGCTTCAGCTTCAGCGGTCTGCGCAACTACCACCCCGCGATGCTCGATATCAACCGTCAGCTCATTGCCCGCTGGGACGAGAGCGCAGGCAGGCACCTCGTGGACGTGGCCGAGGATCTGGGCAAGCTCGCCATGGACACGGTCGGGCTGGCCGGGTTCGGGGCGAGGTTCGACTCCTACCAGCAGGAGGGTCTTGCGGCCATTCCGGCGAGCTTCGCCATTGCGCTGCACCAGATGCTGGCTCCGGAAGGCGAGAACAGCGACCTGTTCGCGGCCGAACAGCAGAAGCTACACACCTTCATCGACGAGCTCATCGCACGGCACGAGGACGGTGCGGATGAGCATGAGAACCTGCTCGGGCTCATGCTCGCACCCGGCACCCCCCAGACCCCGGCGCTGGAGCTGAGCAGTGTTCATTTTCAGGTGCTGACGTTCTTGATCGCCGGCCAGGACACCACTTCCACGGTGATGCCAACAGCGCTCTACAGCCTGGTCAAAAACCCTGCCGTGCTGCACCGGGCACAGGCCGAGGTTGACGCGCTCTTCGGGCCGGAAGACGAACACACCCCCACGTTCGACGAGATCGGCAAGCTCCGCTATATCCGTCAGATCGTGGACGAGACGCTGAGGCTTTCGCCCCCGGTCCGCGAATTCGACCGAATGGCAACAGAAGACACCCTGCTCGCCGGGCGCTACCCGGTGCGGAAAGGCGAGGTCGTCACCGTCCTCACCACCGCGCTGCACCGGCAGCCCCAATGGGGCGACAACGTGGAGACTTTCGATCCAGACCGGTTCTCGCCGGAAAGATCGGCAGGGCGGCCGGTGAACCTGTTCAAGCCCTTCGGCACCGGCGCCCGGTCTTGCATCGGGCGGCAGTTCGCGCTGCACGAGGCGACGATGGCCATCGCGGCACTGGTACACAGATACCGCTTCATCGACTCCGAGCACTACCAGTTGCGAACCCAAAGTGATCTCATCCGGAAACCGGTGGGCTTTCGGATGAGCTTGGCACGACGCACTTCCCAAGACCGCCAGCATGAATCGGCCGCCACAGCCGCCGTTATGCCGCAGGAGTCCCCGCTATCGGTGCTCACCGCCGCGCCGGGATCGGCGCTGACCGTCTTCCACGGCTCAAACCTGGGCACCTGTCGAGCACTGGCGCACCAACTGGCCGAAGAAGCTTCCGATCTCGGCTACCGGACTACCGTCGCCCCGCTGAACGAAGCGACACAAGCCCTGCCCGGCGAGGGCACCATGGTTGTCGTGGCCGCCTCCTACAACGGTCAACCCACTGACGATGCCCGGCAGTTTCTCACCTGGCTCGATAGCGCAGACGCTCGTGTGGACGGCGGGCTGCGCTATGCAGTGCTCGGCGTCGGGGATCGGAACTGGGCCGAGACGTACCAGGCGGTGCCTCGAAGAATCGATGAACGACTCGCCGCGATCGGCGGCACGCCGATTGTTTCCCGTTGCGAGGCCGATACTTCCGGTGATTTCGCGGGTAGCGTCGAGTCTTTCTCGCAGGCACTCTGGACCTCGTTGGGCACGGTTGCCGGTGCGGATACACCCACCGGCACCCTCGAGGGGCCCCTGTACGAACTCCGCGCCATCGACGGGCCCGTGACAGCGGCAATCGATGCTCGGTTCGAAGTGATACCCATGACGGTTCTGGAGAACCGGGAATTGGTTGGCGCCAATAACCCACTGGGACAGGCCAAGCGGCTGGTACGTGTGGCATTGCCCGTCGACGTCGAGTACCACACCGGGGACCACCTCACCGTCCTCGCAGATAACCTGCCCGAAGTCGTGGACAAAGCTGGCGAGTTACTCGGCCTCATCCTGGACCGGCGCATCTCCATCAACACCCGGCGTAACAGCCGACGAGCCATTGCACTGGACCGCGAGGTAAGTGTGCGCGAGCTACTCACCCACTTCCTCGAACTGCGCAAGCCGGCCACCAGAACGCAGCTGCTCCGCCTGGCCGCGGCGAATCCCTGCCCACCGGAGCGATCCGCGATGGAGGCGCTCGCCGAGCATCCGGAGACGCGATCGCTCGGTATCGCGGGGTGTCTCATGGAGTTTCCCGCCACCACGCTGTCTCGCGCCGAGCTTCTTGAACTGTTCGAACCGATGACACCACGGCACTACTCGATAGCGTCCTCTGCCCGGCAAAGCCCGGGGATCGTCGAGCTCGTGGTCAGCGTGCTCGATGCCCCCGCCCGCTCCGGCTTCGGAGATTTTCAAGGAGTGGCATCCAACTATCTCGCCAATATCAAGCCAGGACAACAGATTCGAGCACGGGTCGACCAGGCCCGGCAGGCATTTCGGGCCGGGGCCGCCCCCGCCCGGAATGTCATCTTGGTCAGTGCCGGTACCGGAGTCGCACCGTTCCGGGGATTTGTCGGTGACCGGCTGGCCGCACAGCGCGCCGGCGAGCCGTTCGCTCCGGCGCTCTGCTTCTTCGGCGTCCGGCATCCGGAAGTCGACTACCTGTTCCGAGACGAGTTCGCAGCCGCGGAACAGTCGGGCGTGGTCCACATGCGCCCGGCGTTCTCCCGCGCATCCGAGAACGGCATCAAGTACGTACAAGACCGGATTGCCGCCGACGCGGACGACATCTGGGATCTGCTCGGCGATCCTGCCAAGCAGACGCACGTGTACGTCTGTGGCGATGGCGGCAAGATGGCCCCTGCCGTCCGAGAAGCATTCTTGGATATCTACCGGAGGCACACCGGCGCCACCGAGCCTCAGGCGCGAAACTGGCTTACCGGCCTGGTCGAGGCCGATCGCTATGTGGAGGATGTCTGGACCGAGTGAGACCCATGGCAGCCCGGTCTCGGCGGCACGTAGTGTTTGTTGAAGGTCCCTGACTCTTCAAGCGGGAGTACACCGATGCGCAGACGCACCTTTCTCCGATCCGGCTCCGTGGCATTGCCCGCTGTGGCTCTGGGCTTGTCCACAACCGGAACCGCCCACGCCGATGTTCGCCCTACCGGGTCAATTGCGTACCCGTTCAGTGCCATTGACGTACCTGCGAAAAGCGCGCCGTGGACCCTGGAAACGGACCGCGCTGCGCTGCTGGTTCACGATATGCAGCACTACTTCGTGAAGGCATATGCGCCACATACCGATCCCATCGGCACCGTGCTGAAGAACATCAGGAGCCTGCTCGACGTCGCGCATGCACGCGGCATGCCGGTGCTCTACTCAGCGCAGCCCGGAGGTATGACACCGGAGCAGCGCGGACTCTTCGGCCAGCTGTACGGGCCGGGCATGCCAGATGACGACGCCGAGCGCGCGATTGTCGATCCCATAGCGCCGATGGCCACGGATACCGTTCTGACGAAATGGAAGTACAGCGAGTTCTTCCGCTCTGAACTTCTGGAGATTCTGCGTAACGCCAACCGCGATCAGCTGATCATCGTCGGCGTCTACGCCTTCTCCGGAATCACCGTGACATCCGCCGATGCGGTCCAGAACGACATTCAGGCGTTCATCGTCTCCGATGCTGTCGCGGACTACACCGCTGCGGGGCACAACCAGGCGCTAGCCTGGTGCGCGGAGCGGACGGCCAAGATACTGACCACGAAGTCGGCGCTCGCCGCGCTCGGCAGCTCGTAGTCACCCGCCGACATCACGAAGGCCGCCTGCATATCTCACGCAGGCGGCCTTCGTGATGTTGCCTAGACCAGTGCGGGCACCGTGGCCAGTGCCTGGGCGACACCGGAGACGATCGCGGCGATCTTGAGTGCCTCGAGCACCTGCTCGCGTGTCAGTCCGGCTTCACGCAGCACCTTCTCGTGCGAGCCGACACAGAAGTGACAGCCGTTGATCGTCGAAACCGCGAAGGACCAGAGCTCGAACTCGGCCTTGTCGACACCGGGGTTGCCGATGATGTTCATCCGCAGACCCGGGCGCAGGTCGTCGTAGGCTCCGTCTAGGAAGCCGCGACCCCGGTAGAACACGTTGGTCATCGCCATGATGGACGCCGCGCCCAGCGCAGCATCGAGGGCCTCCGGAGCCAGGATGCCCGCGGCCTCCTCGCGGATCTCCTTGAACACCTGCTCGTTCCGAGTGGCGGCCGCCGTGGCGACCAAGGTGCCCCAGAGCTGACTCTGCGAGAGCACGGTGCCGCGGGCGACCGTGCCGAGGTTGAGCTTGAGGTCCTTGGCGTACTCGGGCAGCGCTTCCTTCAGGTTTTCAATAGACACAGTTACCCAATCCTCCTAAACACCCGCGCTCATCAGTTCGCCCGCGTCGATCGTCGGATCACCCTTGCGCCAGTTGCAGGCGCACAACTCATCGGACTGCAGCGCGTCGAGGACACGCAGCACCTCGTCAACGTTGCGACCAACGGAACCCGCTGTGACGGAAACGAACTGGATGATGTTGTCCGGATCGATGATGAAGGTCGCGCGGTCCGCCACGCCGTCGGAGTTCAGTACACCGGCGGCCTCGGCCAGCTCACGCTTGAGGTCGCTGAGCATCGGGAACGGCAGGGTCTTGAGGTCCTCGTGCTGAGCGCGCCACTGGAAGTGCACGAATTCGTTGTCCACCGAGGCACCCAGCACCTGGGTGTCGCGATCGGCGAACTCGTCGTTCAGACGGCCGAACGCGGCGATCTCGGTGGGGCACACGAAGGTGAAGTCCTTCGGCCAGAAAAAGATCACACGCCACTTGCCGGGGTGGTCGTCACTGGTGACGGTGGTGAAGTAGTCGTCGGGCTGCTGCGCGTTCACCTTCGACAGATCGCCGCCGATGACCGCAGTCAGGTTGTAGGCCGGGAATTCATCGCCGATGGTCCGCAGAGTCACGATCCTTCTCCTTTACGTATTCGCTGAATGCTTACTGGCACCATCGTGCCGGAAATCTTTCGAAAATAAAACGTGATTGTTGGCACTATATTGATAGGTATGTCCGATCGTAGTTATCAACCGACCCTGGTCGGCCTGCGCGCTTTCGTGGCTATTGCACGGAAACGCCACTTCGGCAGCGCCGCCGCCGAGCTCGGGGTGAGTCAGCCCTCGCTCTCACAGGCCCTCTCCATGCTCGAAGAGGGATTGGGCGTGCGACTCATCGAACGCAACACCCGCACGGTGCTGCTCACCCCCGAGGGCGAGACACTGCTGGGAAAGGCCGCCTCCACCCTCGACGCGGTCGATGAATTCACCTCTGCAGCAAGCGGAGTTCGCGATCCCTTCGCGCAGACACTGCGGCTCGGCCTGATCCCCACGGTGGCGCCCTATGTGTTGCCCATGGTGCTCAGCGGCCTGTCCCGTGAGTTCCCCGAGATGTCGTTGCGGGTCACCGAGGACCAAACCGGACGGCTGCTGCGGTCATTGGCCGACGGATCCCTGGACGTGGCCGTCATGGCGCTGCCCGCGCAAACTCACGGCATGGCGGAAATCCCCATGTACCGGGAGGACTTCGTCCTGGCGCTACCGTCCGGGCACCCGCTGGCAGGCAGCACGAACGTCGAGCCCGCCGATCTGGCCGATATGCCGCTGCTGTTGCTGGATGAGGGGCATTGCCTTCGCGATCAGGCCCTGGAGGTCTGCCAGCTCGCCGGTGTGCGCCCCGATCTCGGCCACACCCGCGCGGCCTCCTTGGCCACCGCCGTGCAATGCGTCGAGGGCGGGCTGGGGGTCACGCTGATCCCGGGCACCGCCGTCACCGTCGAAACCGCGAGCGGCGGACTGGCCACCGCGACCTTCGCCGCACCGGTACCGGGGCGACGGATCGGTCTGGTGTACCGCGCGATCAGTGGACGCGAGGACGCCTACCTGCGGCTGGCCGAACTACTGACCCGACTCGTCTCGGCCGTGCATCCGGTATCCGCCGAAGCGGCCTAACGCCAACGCGCCAGGATCTCCTCGGCCCGCGTCGACAGCGCCCGCTGAAAGAAGGGCCCGAAGCTGATCCGTCCCACACCCAGCGGACCGAACGAGGCCGGGTCATCCACGTCCGGCAGCGCGATCGCGTTGACCGGCAGCGGAAGTTCAGAGGTCAAGCGCCGCTGCACATCCGGCTCGTGCCGACCGACCGGGTACAGCGAATCGGCACCGGCCTCGGCGGCGAGCTTCAGTCGCGCGATGGCCCGATCGACGCGATCGGATTCGTCTCCGATCTGCCGCAGCAGAATGTCGGTGCGCGCATTGAGCACCAGCGGGACACCGGCTTGATCGGCAGCGACACGAAGTGCGCCAACCAGATCCGCGTGCTCCTGCGGTTCCCGAATCCGGCCGCCCTCGCTGTGCACCGTGTCCTCGATGTTCAGACCGGCAGCGCCCGCCTCGATAAGCCCCTCAACAATGCGCTGCGGCGTCTGGGCATATCCGGACTCGATGTCCACCGACACCGGCAGGTCGACCGCTGCCGTGATCTGCGAGACCCGAGCCAGCACGTCCTCGAACGACATGCCCTCGCCGTCGGGCTTGCCCACGGAATCGGCCAGCGGATGCGACCCCACGGTCAGCGCCGAGAATCCGGCATCCGCGGCGAGCTTGGCCGACCACGCATCCCACACCGTGGGCAGGAACACCGGATTACCGGGAACGTGCAGTGACTTCAGCAGAGAGGCCTTGGCAGCGAGATCTGTCATGCCTACATCCAACCCTGTTGCGAGCGGATTTACTCCAGCGATTCGGACACGGAGCCACGACGCGCCATGAGACGCGCGACCGCGTCGTGCATGTGCTCGTCGATGAGTCGAAACGCGGCGGGCGCATCGCCGGCACCGATGGCCGCACAGAGCACCTCGTGTTCACGAACCTGCTCAGTGAGATCCGAGTAGGTGCCCTGCAGCTCGCCCAACAACATCCGCGTCTCCAGCAGCAGCGTGCGCATCGCCCGGCGCAGCCGCGGGCTGCCGGAGCAGTCGACCAACACCTCGTGAAAGTCCTGATCGGCGTCGGTGACCGCGACGAGGTCTCCGCGCGTCGCCGCCTCTGTCATCACCGCCACCGGGACGAGCAGGCGCCGGTAGGCAGTGACGGTGTCGCCGGACATGATGCATTCCAGCGCAGCGCGCTCGATCGCCGCCCGAGACCGGTAGACGTCGTGCACGTCCTCATCGGTCAGCTCGATGACGAAGATGCCTCGATTGCGCTCGCTACGCAGCAGACCCTCGGACACCAGACGTTGCATGGCTTCACGCAGTGGCCCGCGCGACACCGCGAACTGCGCCGCCAGCGACGCCTCCCCCAACTGCGCGCCGGGCGCCAGCACGCCCCGCATGATCGCGATCCGCAACCGCTCGGCGATCAGCTCCGCCGTCGACTGCCGTTCCAGGGGCGCGAACTCCTCAGGTACCAGCGTCGTCATGTCGTCTCCTGAAAAGCCGCCCCAAACCCGGAAAATCGGGCACCTCTTTGATTAATCGCAAACCTTCCCACACCGTCACCTGGTTCGCGGTCAATACCGCCTTGCCCAGCCGCGATTCGAGCCGCTCGACATGCGCGATGGTGTGCATGGCGGTATCCGGGATCAACAGCGCCTCGGCGTCCGGATGATCATGAGCATCGGCCAGCTCGTCGATCTGATCCGCCGTGAGCCGGCCTACCTCGGCAGCGGTGTCAATGCCCGCCTCGCCCATCGACACCACCTCGATACCGTGCGCGGCCAGAAACGCGACGAACAGCTCCGCGATGTCCCGCGGATAGCTCGCCGCCACCGCCACCTTCGAAACCCCCAGTGCGGTGGCTGCATTGACGAAGGCGAAGGACGTGCTGGACGCGGGTGTACCGCTGTGCTCCGACAGGCCCGCCACTTGCTCGGCCGCGCCCTGCGGGCCGTACACAAAACTGCCGGAGGTGCACGCCCAGACGACAGCGCCGGGCTCGTGGGGACGCAACAGTCGAGCACCCTCGGCGAGCCTTTCGGGGCTTCCCAGATCCAGCAGTTCGGGAACCGCGTGCAGGTCCGTGCCGTAGATGTGCACGACGGGGAAGTTCATATCCAGCTGCCGGGCCACCAGCGGGTAGTCCGACTCCGCAGCGTGATCCGGGTAGATGAATCCCACCGTCGGCGCGAAGGGCCGTCCACCGGACACCATCAGGTACCTCCTCCGAATACGTCGCGGAGCCACTTACCGGGCCCCATCATGGGAAGACTCATCCGGTCCAGACAGGCCCAGATGGTCAGTTGATTGGCGGTCAGTACCGGCTTACCCAGCAGCCGCTCCAACGGCTCGATGACGTCGTAGGTCCGCAGGTTGGTGCAGCTGACGAAGATCGCCTCGGCATCATCGGTATCGGCGGCCAGAATCCGCTCGGCGACGGTGCGGTAGTTCACCTTCCAGATGCCGCCGCCCAGGCCCAGGTGATCCGTACGCACCACCGTGACGCCCAGCTCCCCCAGAAACTTGGCCAGCAACTCGGTCAACTCGGCGTCGTACGGGGTGATGACGCTGATCCTGCCGATACCCAAGGCGGTCACTGCCTCGGCCAGCGCGCCCGAGGTGGTGACCGCGGACTTGGCGCCTGCCGCCATGATCGCCTCGACCAGCGATCGCTCGTGCTCGACTCCCCGGATAAAACTGCCCGAAGTACACAGGTATGCAACGACTTCCGGTTCGACGTGCAGAACATCGCGGGTGGCCGCCTGCAGGTGGCCGGTGTTGGACACCAGCTCGGCCATGGCGCGGCTCACTGGCACCGGCTCATAGGGCGTGCGGGCCAGGTGCAAGGACACCTCGGCCGGCACCCACCGCCACAACTCACGTTCCAGCGCCAGGTCGAAGGGCGCAATGATGCCGATGCCACGCTGGTCAGCCGCCTCCGAGAAGTCGGGAAGAGACGAAAAATCCACCGGCAAGACCTAACACTCGCAGCATCGCTCTACGCTCCGAGCCACCACTCAGATTGTTGACAATCATACGATATCTTCATACGGTGTCAACGTGAGCGCGCGCCCGATTGTTGCGGTGCAGCACGCCGCCACAGCGGTACCCGACCGTCTCGCTCCCGTGACCGCGGCCGCCGAAGTACGCCTCGTGGAATCCGATCAGTTGGCGACGGCGCTGCCCGGAGCCGAGATCCTCTTCGTGTACGACTTCCGCTCGTCCGCACTGCGCGAAACATGGTCTGCCGCAGACTCGCTGCGCTGGGTGCAGATCGCATCGACCGGTGTCGATCCGGTGCTGTTCGACGGGCTCGTCGAGAGCCAGGTGGTGCTCACCAACTCGCGCGGACTCTTCGAGCGGCCCATCGCCGAGTACGTGCTGGCACAAATCCTGGCCTTCGCCAAGGATATTCGCCGCTCCACCCGCGCACAGGCAGCGCTGAGCTGGCGACACTTCGAGTCGGAGTCCATCGCGGGCTCGCCCGTCGCGGTGCTGGGAACCGGACCCATCGGCCAGGAGATCGCCGCCCTGCTGACCGCCGCGGGCATGCAGGTCACGGTGCTGGGCAGGGCCGAATCTGCCGATTTGCCTTCGCATGTGCGCGAGGCCGAGTACCTGGTGCTGGCAGCACCCCTTACCACGCAGACGCATGGAATAGTCAATGCGCGCGTGCTCTCGGCGATGCGACCGACCGCCCGGCTGATCAACGTGGGGCGGGGAGAACTGGTAGGCACCTGGGATCTGGTGTCCGCACTGAACCGAGGCGATATTGCCGGCGCGGCTCTGGATGTCACCGATCCCGAACCGCTGCCGGTCGGACATCCCCTGTGGCGCACACCGAATACGTACATAACGCCGCACAACAGTGGTGATGTCCACGGTTGGTCCGACCGTCTTCAGGACCAGTTCGTCGTCAACTTCGAGCGCTATCTCCGGGGCGAGGAACTTCTGAACATCGTCGACAAGGACAGGATGCACGGCAATGCATAAACCGACCGACCCCACCGAGATGACGGCCCTGGAGCTGGTGGCCGCCTACACCTCGGGAGAGCTGTCTCCGGTGGAGGCAACCGCGGCGGTACTGTCCCGGATCGCGCAGACCGACAGCACCATCAACGCCTACTGCCTTGTCGACGAGGAAGCAGCCCTGGCCGCCGCCACCGAATCCGAAGAGCGCTGGCGCGGCAACTACACCCGCGGGCTGCTCGACGGTGTGCCGATTTCCATCAAGGACGTGTTCCTCACCCGCGACTGGCCCACCCTGCGGGGCAGCGGACTGGTCGATCCGGCCGGGCCATGGGAGGTGGACAGCCCTGCCGTACAACGAATCCGGGCCGACGGCATGGTCATGGTCGGCAAGACCACCACCCCCGAGTTCGCCTGGAAGGGCGTCACCGACAGTCGTCAGCGCGGGGTCACCCACAACCCGGTAGACCCCCGCCGCACCGCCGGCGGATCGTCAGGCGGCAGCGCGGCTGCGGTGGCCGCGGGCATGGCGCCCATGTCCATCGGCACCGACGGTGGGGGCAGTGTCCGCATACCCGCCAGCTTTTGCGGCGTGGTCGGTTTCAAGCCCACCCACGGTCGCATCCCGATGTACCCGATCAGCCCGTTCGGCCCGCTGGCGCATGGCGGTCCGATCACCCGGACCGTCGAAGACGCTGCGTTGCTTATGGACATCATCAGCCTGCCGGATCACCGCGATCCCACCTCGCTGTCGCCGACCCTGACGACCTACCGCTCACAGGTATATCGCGATATGACCGGGCTCGACATCGCGTACTCCCCCACGCTCGGGTATGTCGACGTCGACCCCGAGGTCGCCGGCTTGGTGGAGAATGCGGTGAACGCACTCAATGATGCCGGGCTGCCGGTCACGCACGCCGACCCCGGCTTCACCGACCCGATCGACGATTTCGAAACACTATGGGCCGCAGGCGCGGCCGCCAGCCTGAACAACTACGGCTCCGTCGATGACGTGCGCGCGGGCATCGATCCCGGGCTGGCCCAGATGTGGGACGCCGGACTCGGCGCCTCGGCCACCGAATA
The nucleotide sequence above comes from Mycobacteroides saopaulense. Encoded proteins:
- a CDS encoding amidase encodes the protein MHKPTDPTEMTALELVAAYTSGELSPVEATAAVLSRIAQTDSTINAYCLVDEEAALAAATESEERWRGNYTRGLLDGVPISIKDVFLTRDWPTLRGSGLVDPAGPWEVDSPAVQRIRADGMVMVGKTTTPEFAWKGVTDSRQRGVTHNPVDPRRTAGGSSGGSAAAVAAGMAPMSIGTDGGGSVRIPASFCGVVGFKPTHGRIPMYPISPFGPLAHGGPITRTVEDAALLMDIISLPDHRDPTSLSPTLTTYRSQVYRDMTGLDIAYSPTLGYVDVDPEVAGLVENAVNALNDAGLPVTHADPGFTDPIDDFETLWAAGAAASLNNYGSVDDVRAGIDPGLAQMWDAGLGASATEYLAARNTCVRLGVIMGAFHEVHNVLITPTVPIPAFPVGADVPPNSGMRWWAEWTPFTYPFNMTQQPALSIPVGNTSAGLPVGMQIVGPRHSDDLVLAVGHFAERVLAG